In Cytobacillus oceanisediminis, the following proteins share a genomic window:
- a CDS encoding M24 family metallopeptidase, whose amino-acid sequence MLLSIPKYEFKERQEKFKSIYKGKGCDASVLFSVTDIFYLTGFHFHPTERPIGLLIDPQDKVHLFVPALEHEHAEEYSVVDYVHSYPEYPGIKHPMEYFKEILIEYGFENKTFGYDSLGYGSPMGYRGPAIDQLIDSKQFVSLHGVVQEMRFIKSPNEIELIKESCRWGNLVHRLLQKYTKSGLSEIEITSKASNEATKAMIDTLGPDYKPHGQTPYAVFRGQVGPESAFPHAVTQNIVLKKGDTLVTGAASSVFGYTSELERVMFVEEYSKEQEKYFHHMYKAQEVAFKAIEPGRTYSDVEKDVQAYFKENNLTELTRHHTGHNIGILGHEAPFFDLGDHTLLEPGMVVTVEPGIYVKGLGGFRHSDTVLVTEDGIEMLTYYPRDLQSLICY is encoded by the coding sequence ATGCTATTATCTATTCCTAAATACGAATTTAAAGAAAGACAAGAAAAGTTTAAAAGCATTTACAAAGGAAAGGGATGTGATGCTTCCGTTCTTTTCTCTGTAACAGATATCTTTTACTTAACTGGATTTCATTTTCATCCTACCGAGAGACCTATTGGTTTGCTGATTGATCCGCAAGATAAAGTTCACTTATTTGTTCCAGCTTTAGAGCATGAACATGCGGAAGAATATAGTGTTGTGGATTATGTACATTCATATCCTGAATATCCGGGAATTAAGCACCCGATGGAGTATTTCAAAGAAATCTTAATAGAATATGGGTTTGAGAATAAAACGTTTGGTTATGATTCTTTAGGCTATGGCTCCCCAATGGGCTATCGCGGTCCTGCTATAGATCAGCTAATCGACTCAAAGCAATTTGTTTCTTTACATGGTGTAGTTCAAGAAATGAGATTTATTAAGAGTCCAAATGAAATAGAATTAATTAAAGAATCCTGTCGCTGGGGAAATCTAGTGCACCGCTTGCTCCAAAAGTATACCAAAAGTGGTTTAAGTGAAATTGAAATTACTAGTAAGGCTTCGAATGAAGCAACAAAAGCCATGATTGATACGCTTGGACCCGATTATAAACCACATGGTCAAACACCTTACGCTGTTTTTCGCGGTCAAGTCGGTCCAGAATCTGCTTTCCCCCATGCCGTAACACAAAATATCGTATTAAAAAAAGGAGACACTCTAGTAACGGGAGCAGCATCCAGTGTTTTTGGATATACAAGTGAGTTAGAGCGAGTCATGTTCGTCGAAGAATATTCTAAAGAGCAGGAAAAATATTTTCACCATATGTATAAAGCCCAAGAAGTTGCATTTAAAGCTATCGAACCTGGAAGAACGTACTCTGATGTTGAAAAAGATGTTCAAGCATATTTCAAAGAGAACAACTTAACAGAATTAACGAGACACCATACCGGCCACAACATCGGAATATTAGGGCATGAAGCACCGTTTTTCGACTTAGGTGATCACACATTACTAGAACCTGGCATGGTTGTTACCGTTGAGCCTGGAATATATGTGAAGGGCTTAGGTGGCTTTAGACACTCTGATACGGTTCTTGTGACAGAAGATGGTATTGAAATGTTGACCTATTACCCGAGAGACCTCCAATCTTTAATTTGTTACTAA
- a CDS encoding type II toxin-antitoxin system SpoIISA family toxin, with the protein MPLVIEELFIVPFYGQHTYLALVSSKDVEVTGIDALNIVNLISIFEWEMC; encoded by the coding sequence TTGCCATTGGTCATAGAAGAATTATTTATTGTTCCTTTTTATGGCCAGCATACCTACTTAGCTTTAGTTAGCAGCAAAGATGTTGAAGTAACGGGAATTGATGCTCTTAATATTGTCAATCTCATCAGTATTTTTGAATGGGAGATGTGTTAA
- a CDS encoding DUF1572 family protein: MSLGANYLMIVKNRFQAVKELADITIQRLSKEELNRACNEESNSTAVIIRHMSGNMVSRWTDFLTSDGEKPYRNRDEEFSTAIASKDELILIWEKGWKVLFSALDSLKEQDLLKNITIRGESHMVMDAIERQMAHYSYHVGQIVYIGKLIKNGEWESLSIPRGKSDEFLKEMLDKHDAGK, from the coding sequence ATGAGCTTAGGTGCAAATTATCTAATGATCGTAAAGAATAGATTCCAGGCTGTGAAGGAATTAGCGGATATAACCATTCAGCGGCTTTCCAAGGAGGAATTGAATCGGGCTTGCAATGAAGAGTCCAATAGTACAGCGGTAATTATCAGGCATATGAGCGGCAATATGGTTTCACGGTGGACCGATTTTTTGACATCAGATGGAGAAAAGCCTTATCGAAACAGGGATGAGGAGTTTTCGACAGCCATAGCTTCAAAGGATGAACTAATATTGATTTGGGAAAAAGGGTGGAAGGTACTGTTTTCCGCTTTAGATAGTTTAAAAGAGCAGGATCTGCTTAAAAATATCACTATTCGAGGTGAGAGCCATATGGTTATGGATGCAATAGAAAGGCAGATGGCACATTATTCTTATCATGTTGGACAGATTGTTTATATTGGCAAGCTAATTAAAAACGGGGAGTGGGAAAGCCTTAGTATTCCGAGAGGGAAATCTGATGAATTTCTTAAGGAAATGCTCGACAAACACGATGCTGGAAAATAG
- a CDS encoding VOC family protein: protein MAKVIGFELNSQDPEKAAEFYSKVFGWEIEEPNWGYWPVKTGNDQNQSVNGGISKGPNDYPHGTRIQIEVESIDESISLAKENGAMVVRDKMEFDDFYLAYLVDSVGLGFGLIQRKR, encoded by the coding sequence ATGGCAAAAGTAATCGGATTTGAATTAAACAGCCAGGATCCGGAAAAAGCAGCTGAGTTTTATTCCAAAGTTTTCGGATGGGAGATTGAAGAACCGAATTGGGGATATTGGCCAGTCAAGACAGGAAATGACCAAAATCAATCCGTAAATGGGGGCATCAGTAAAGGGCCAAACGATTACCCGCATGGTACCCGGATTCAGATTGAAGTGGAATCGATTGATGAATCCATCTCACTTGCAAAAGAAAATGGGGCAATGGTGGTAAGGGACAAAATGGAATTTGATGATTTTTATCTTGCCTATCTGGTGGATTCAGTTGGGCTTGGGTTTGGGCTTATTCAGAGAAAAAGATAG
- a CDS encoding aminoglycoside 6-adenylyltransferase, which translates to MGLFAKYKGRDSELPRHRERIMHSIEKDLIHDQNVLHVFYGGSIGENSTDLFSDIDLRIVVNDEVFEEYRLNKKGRAKKWGNVLFFEDNPRASHTVAHYTNFIKVDAFYYRSQQLQPSVWLQNIKIVHDTDGVMLALSEKSKGLTYQPTHEEVESWRNKFFAYIHEIYRRVSRGEIYYALHCLDNLRLSLITAWHMEAGVQPNTFGDWARLQGTRSKLEAWQLKLLEEWFSSQEPSEIMKAMASIFPEFRRVHACLCHKVGLEEHDDWVEKILGMVD; encoded by the coding sequence ATGGGATTATTTGCTAAATACAAAGGAAGAGATTCTGAACTTCCACGACATAGAGAAAGAATAATGCATTCTATTGAAAAGGATTTGATACATGATCAAAATGTATTGCATGTTTTTTATGGCGGTTCAATTGGAGAGAACAGTACGGATTTATTTTCAGACATTGATCTGCGGATTGTCGTGAATGATGAGGTATTTGAGGAATATAGGCTTAATAAAAAGGGAAGGGCGAAAAAATGGGGAAATGTTTTATTCTTCGAAGATAATCCCCGTGCGTCACATACTGTTGCACACTATACTAATTTTATTAAAGTAGATGCATTTTATTATCGTTCCCAACAGCTCCAGCCATCTGTATGGCTTCAAAATATAAAGATTGTTCATGATACGGATGGAGTAATGCTTGCATTATCGGAAAAGTCAAAAGGTTTAACTTACCAGCCCACTCATGAGGAAGTAGAAAGCTGGAGAAATAAATTTTTTGCATATATACATGAGATATACAGAAGAGTGAGCCGGGGGGAGATATATTATGCTTTGCACTGCCTGGACAATCTCCGATTATCCTTGATAACTGCATGGCATATGGAAGCAGGGGTGCAGCCAAATACCTTCGGAGACTGGGCCAGATTGCAGGGAACAAGGAGCAAACTGGAAGCCTGGCAGCTAAAACTCCTGGAGGAATGGTTCAGCAGTCAGGAACCCTCTGAAATTATGAAGGCGATGGCAAGCATTTTCCCGGAATTCAGAAGAGTACATGCATGTCTTTGTCACAAGGTTGGGCTGGAAGAACATGATGATTGGGTGGAAAAGATACTCGGAATGGTTGATTGA
- a CDS encoding DUF805 domain-containing protein yields the protein MNAFINVLRESFNFSGRSRRREYWMFILFTFVISIILTIIEMMFGLEITEDIGILTTLFSLIMIIPSLSVTVRRLHDTGKSGWWILISLIPLIGGIIILIFTLMDSEPGSNKYGPNPKKAI from the coding sequence ATGAATGCGTTTATTAATGTTCTTAGAGAATCATTCAATTTCAGCGGTAGGTCGAGAAGAAGGGAATATTGGATGTTTATTTTGTTTACATTTGTGATCTCAATCATTTTAACTATTATTGAGATGATGTTTGGATTGGAGATTACAGAGGACATTGGAATCCTTACAACTCTCTTCTCTCTGATTATGATAATTCCGAGTCTTTCTGTAACTGTCAGAAGACTGCACGACACCGGGAAAAGCGGCTGGTGGATTTTAATATCTTTGATTCCTTTAATCGGAGGGATTATTATCCTCATCTTTACTCTAATGGACAGTGAACCTGGATCAAATAAATATGGGCCTAATCCTAAAAAAGCAATATAA
- a CDS encoding RNA polymerase sigma factor, protein MDITELYTCHYKRLYHICFSMTRDAYLAEDIVQETFIKAMKKAETIIDEEKAGAWLSVIARRTALDVIRRERRKAAVPMEQDMLECLGVAAKQNVEQEVESGFAAEEITGAVKQLTGSYRDILLLKIDRGLKEREIAAMLNLNPSTVKTRIFRARKQLKMMVQMGA, encoded by the coding sequence ATGGATATTACCGAGCTGTATACGTGTCATTATAAACGCCTTTATCATATATGTTTCTCGATGACAAGAGACGCTTATCTTGCAGAGGATATCGTTCAAGAAACTTTTATTAAAGCCATGAAGAAAGCGGAAACGATTATCGATGAAGAAAAAGCGGGGGCATGGCTGTCTGTCATTGCCCGAAGGACCGCCCTGGACGTTATTCGCAGAGAAAGGCGGAAAGCTGCTGTGCCGATGGAGCAGGACATGCTTGAATGCCTCGGTGTAGCTGCGAAACAGAATGTGGAGCAGGAAGTTGAATCCGGCTTTGCTGCTGAAGAAATCACCGGAGCCGTAAAGCAGCTGACAGGCAGCTATAGAGATATTCTTTTGCTGAAAATAGACCGGGGATTAAAGGAAAGGGAAATAGCGGCTATGCTTAATTTAAATCCATCAACTGTAAAAACCAGGATCTTCAGGGCTCGAAAGCAGCTGAAAATGATGGTGCAAATGGGCGCATAA
- a CDS encoding sensor histidine kinase — translation MDTRWKNKFIIAMITVLFAFGASGVLSVLINGREYANPDYFHTNQFRSDLDQYAGYLEMFELNNVTLESAKEAIEVSEEDINEHRYRYGTLPEQIDNIRSQYEYRIQEAKDTENNEFAKALTDQMNKRIEDITKNFESDEHVRPKVIKEKEEKIEEFFKEKEQLRDQYDFYEDSFTYYFEDTSTGEVYTNLSLSKNESPDEVMKKEMVYRTDYTMDKNYFLHFIMGGYEEFEQSLTESQSGYFKGQIGLAKNLPDSNMFIDQNNHFKQKQIVLLIYGGSAVLAVIAALIAGRKSKALSAEIKRWEPLYNKLPIDLRIIFLGFAVMGSILALFLINDFLIDSYNILPRVIELIIVLLGASVLCGLTIVQLKYIADEFKDWENAKAVLRKSLVYRAAGGLKTSLQEAFLNRSTGTQLFVVLLIIFGMGMGSIVMFFHPLFALFYVMVLAFAGVPLVMALIRRVGYFNRIVETANELASGHMGQDLPVKGKGVLAALAGNINILKQGVKTSLSEQAKSERLKTELITNVSHDLRTPLTSIITYTELLKSGEVSQDDRSAYLEIIDRKSKRLKGLIDDLFEVSKMASGNIELRKERVDLVQLLQQALAEHDNAISESNLHFRVTKPDHPAIAYVDGQKLWRVYDNLIGNILKYSLENSRVYIAITKMKGKAVITFKNVSKYELDDQSEELFERFKRGDKSRHTDGTGLGLAIAKSIIDLHDGNLEIDTDGDLFKVIISLNIEE, via the coding sequence TTGGATACAAGATGGAAAAATAAATTCATCATTGCGATGATAACGGTTTTATTTGCTTTCGGAGCGAGCGGCGTTTTGTCTGTTCTCATAAACGGAAGGGAATATGCGAACCCGGACTATTTTCACACAAATCAGTTTAGAAGTGATTTGGATCAGTATGCCGGATACCTGGAAATGTTCGAACTGAATAATGTTACCCTCGAAAGTGCTAAGGAAGCAATCGAGGTGTCGGAAGAGGACATTAATGAACATCGCTATCGTTATGGGACTCTGCCTGAACAAATAGATAATATTAGAAGCCAATATGAATATAGAATCCAAGAGGCAAAGGACACTGAAAATAATGAATTTGCCAAGGCTTTAACCGATCAGATGAACAAAAGAATCGAGGATATTACGAAGAACTTTGAGAGTGATGAACACGTACGCCCCAAAGTGATAAAAGAAAAAGAAGAAAAGATAGAAGAGTTTTTCAAGGAAAAAGAACAATTGCGGGATCAGTATGATTTTTATGAGGATTCATTTACTTATTATTTTGAGGACACTTCCACTGGTGAAGTATACACGAATTTAAGTTTGTCCAAAAATGAGTCTCCGGATGAAGTAATGAAAAAAGAGATGGTTTATCGTACCGATTACACCATGGACAAAAATTATTTCCTTCATTTTATTATGGGGGGGTATGAGGAGTTTGAACAGTCCCTGACAGAATCGCAATCAGGCTACTTTAAAGGACAAATAGGTCTGGCTAAAAACCTTCCTGATTCAAATATGTTCATTGACCAAAATAATCATTTCAAACAAAAGCAGATTGTATTATTAATTTATGGCGGCTCAGCGGTTTTGGCCGTTATCGCTGCATTGATTGCTGGCAGAAAGTCAAAGGCCCTTTCAGCTGAAATCAAAAGGTGGGAGCCTTTATATAATAAGCTGCCTATAGATTTAAGAATAATCTTCCTGGGGTTTGCAGTAATGGGCAGCATTTTGGCGCTCTTTCTGATAAATGATTTTCTAATAGACTCCTACAATATCCTGCCGCGTGTTATTGAATTGATTATTGTGCTTCTGGGAGCATCGGTACTTTGCGGTCTGACAATTGTGCAGCTGAAATATATTGCTGATGAATTTAAAGACTGGGAAAACGCAAAGGCAGTTTTGAGAAAGAGTCTGGTTTATAGAGCGGCTGGCGGTTTGAAAACCAGCCTGCAGGAAGCCTTTTTAAACCGGAGTACAGGGACGCAGCTGTTTGTTGTTCTATTAATCATCTTTGGAATGGGAATGGGTTCGATCGTCATGTTCTTCCACCCGCTTTTTGCCCTATTTTATGTAATGGTTTTAGCTTTTGCAGGTGTTCCGCTTGTTATGGCACTAATCAGACGCGTTGGCTATTTCAACCGAATTGTCGAGACCGCAAATGAATTGGCTTCGGGCCACATGGGACAGGACTTGCCAGTTAAAGGAAAAGGTGTTCTGGCTGCACTCGCAGGAAACATTAATATATTGAAGCAGGGTGTTAAAACATCTCTAAGCGAACAGGCAAAAAGTGAGAGGCTGAAAACGGAACTGATTACAAATGTCAGCCATGATTTAAGAACACCATTGACTTCAATTATTACGTATACGGAGCTTCTGAAGTCAGGTGAGGTTTCACAAGACGATCGCTCAGCCTACCTTGAAATCATTGACCGAAAGTCAAAACGATTAAAAGGTTTGATTGATGATTTATTCGAAGTCTCGAAAATGGCGAGCGGCAATATTGAGCTTCGGAAGGAAAGAGTGGACCTCGTCCAGCTGCTGCAGCAGGCGCTTGCAGAGCATGATAACGCCATTAGTGAATCTAATCTGCATTTCCGCGTAACCAAGCCTGATCATCCGGCAATAGCATATGTGGATGGGCAAAAGCTCTGGCGTGTCTATGATAATTTAATAGGCAATATCCTGAAATATTCTTTGGAAAATTCACGGGTCTATATTGCGATAACGAAAATGAAAGGCAAGGCAGTCATTACGTTTAAAAATGTTTCTAAATATGAATTGGACGATCAAAGTGAAGAACTTTTCGAGCGTTTTAAACGAGGAGATAAATCAAGGCATACAGATGGCACTGGCCTGGGCCTTGCCATTGCCAAATCGATTATTGATCTTCATGATGGAAATCTTGAAATAGATACAGATGGTGACTTGTTCAAGGTGATCATTTCACTGAATATAGAGGAGTAA
- a CDS encoding response regulator transcription factor, protein MDNYYVLVVDDEKEIRDAIEIYLKNEGITVLKAKDGIEALEILNENQVHLIILDVMMPKLDGISATYKIREKKNIPIIILSAKTEDTDKILGLQVGADDYVTKPFNPMELVARVKSQLRRYVTFGTFEGVKKVIDLNGLVLDKEAKEVSVNGEPVKMTPIEYKIVELLMTNAGRVFSINEIYERVWNEPCYNAENTVAVHIRKIREKIEIDPKNPRYLKVVWGIGYKMEK, encoded by the coding sequence ATGGATAACTATTATGTACTCGTCGTAGATGATGAAAAAGAGATAAGAGATGCCATTGAAATTTATCTTAAAAATGAAGGCATAACCGTCTTGAAAGCGAAAGATGGAATCGAAGCTCTGGAGATATTGAATGAGAACCAGGTGCATCTGATCATTTTGGATGTCATGATGCCAAAGCTCGACGGCATTTCAGCTACATATAAAATTCGCGAAAAGAAAAACATTCCGATTATTATTCTGAGTGCCAAAACAGAGGATACAGATAAAATCCTGGGGCTGCAGGTTGGAGCTGATGATTATGTGACCAAGCCTTTCAATCCCATGGAATTGGTTGCCCGTGTGAAATCGCAGCTGAGAAGATATGTGACATTCGGAACGTTTGAAGGAGTAAAAAAGGTGATCGATCTGAACGGTCTGGTGCTGGATAAGGAAGCAAAAGAAGTGAGTGTTAATGGCGAGCCAGTGAAAATGACTCCGATCGAGTATAAAATTGTGGAACTTTTAATGACGAATGCCGGACGTGTTTTTTCCATTAATGAAATTTATGAACGGGTATGGAACGAGCCGTGCTATAACGCAGAAAATACGGTGGCAGTCCATATTCGGAAAATCCGTGAAAAGATTGAAATCGATCCGAAGAATCCGAGATATTTAAAGGTGGTATGGGGAATTGGATACAAGATGGAAAAATAA
- the dnaN gene encoding DNA polymerase III subunit beta: MEFKIKNDYFNKAIGEVSSAISAKTPVPILTGIKLTACEDHLTLTGSNSDIVIEKVIPAAHEGAVLEIVKTGSIVVTSRYLTELIRKLPGDIHIKVNEKHNVTIISDEIITYINGFPAVEYPKLPEIENSHGIEISSAKLSGMIKQTVFAVSKNDTRPVLTGVHMIVNENHFSCAATDSHRLAFLETRIVSASKGSFIVPGSSLKELLKLLAHQEESEIQIFSSESYLVFKTKSIMLCSRLIEGKYPDVTGLIPNEAKTVIKLDVKKLLKGIDRACLFALEWKNNNVLLEIKEGTLKISSVSSAIGKIEETQPLLEITGERELSISLDGNFLMDALKAILEEHVLLCFSGSMKPVIVKPVSDESYIQLVSPVRSY, translated from the coding sequence ATGGAGTTTAAAATTAAGAATGATTATTTTAATAAAGCAATTGGAGAAGTGAGCAGTGCAATTTCTGCTAAGACACCTGTTCCTATTTTGACCGGGATAAAGCTGACTGCATGCGAGGACCATTTAACACTCACCGGAAGCAACTCTGATATTGTGATTGAAAAGGTTATTCCTGCTGCTCATGAAGGGGCTGTACTGGAAATAGTAAAGACTGGCAGTATTGTAGTAACATCCAGATATCTGACAGAGCTAATTAGAAAGCTGCCGGGTGACATACATATCAAAGTCAATGAAAAGCATAACGTGACAATCATTTCAGATGAAATCATCACATACATAAATGGTTTTCCAGCTGTAGAGTATCCAAAACTTCCTGAAATTGAAAATTCGCACGGGATCGAAATTTCCTCTGCTAAATTATCGGGAATGATAAAGCAGACCGTGTTTGCAGTTTCAAAGAATGATACAAGGCCGGTGCTCACAGGAGTGCATATGATTGTTAATGAAAATCACTTTTCGTGTGCGGCAACTGACTCACATCGATTAGCATTTCTGGAGACAAGGATCGTTTCTGCTTCCAAAGGGTCTTTCATTGTTCCAGGCTCAAGCCTTAAGGAACTTTTAAAGCTATTGGCTCATCAGGAAGAAAGCGAAATACAAATCTTCTCATCAGAGAGCTATTTAGTATTCAAAACAAAATCAATCATGCTCTGTTCACGGCTTATTGAAGGCAAGTATCCGGATGTAACGGGACTTATCCCTAATGAAGCGAAAACAGTTATAAAACTGGATGTAAAGAAACTATTAAAGGGAATTGACCGCGCCTGCCTGTTTGCCCTCGAATGGAAGAATAACAATGTCCTCTTGGAGATAAAAGAAGGAACATTGAAAATATCTTCTGTTTCCTCTGCCATTGGAAAAATTGAAGAAACACAGCCTCTATTAGAAATTACTGGCGAGCGGGAACTATCCATATCACTTGATGGAAACTTTTTAATGGATGCCCTAAAAGCTATACTGGAAGAGCATGTTCTTTTATGCTTCAGCGGTTCAATGAAGCCTGTTATAGTCAAGCCTGTCAGCGACGAGTCGTATATTCAGCTTGTTTCGCCTGTTCGTTCGTATTAA
- a CDS encoding NUDIX hydrolase: MTQNEIVLVVSTSIIQEGKVLMIKENKAIVKNKWNFPSGRVEKGEDILAAACREVKEETGLDVNLTHTTGIYNFISSTDHQVILFHFIAQIREGFLNLQEEEIADSTWVNLSNLNSLKDEELRDAKVIRQILNAVKADKLYPLELFQTKLS; the protein is encoded by the coding sequence ATGACACAGAACGAAATCGTGCTTGTTGTCAGCACATCAATTATACAAGAAGGCAAAGTGCTGATGATAAAAGAGAATAAAGCCATTGTAAAGAATAAATGGAATTTCCCGTCTGGCCGTGTTGAAAAAGGGGAAGATATCCTTGCGGCTGCCTGCAGGGAAGTTAAAGAAGAAACGGGCTTGGACGTAAACCTGACCCATACAACTGGAATCTATAACTTTATCAGCAGTACGGACCATCAGGTCATCTTATTCCATTTTATTGCTCAAATAAGAGAGGGCTTTTTAAACCTACAGGAAGAAGAAATTGCCGATAGCACGTGGGTGAACCTGTCAAACCTTAATAGCTTGAAAGACGAGGAACTTCGCGATGCCAAAGTCATAAGGCAAATCCTAAATGCCGTAAAAGCTGATAAACTTTATCCCTTGGAGCTGTTTCAAACAAAGTTAAGCTGA
- a CDS encoding pentapeptide repeat-containing protein: MSNLIPDCENCFGLCCVAIPYAKSADFALDKEAGKPCPNLQADFRCQIHADLRGKGFRGCTSFECFGAGQKVSQNTFKNRDWRSHPGLEKEMFDVFPIMHQLHEMLFYLTEILYLKAAMPIHGEVRDILDKTEDLTTMGPGLIMDIDVQAHRGEVNKLLLKASEFVRKNAGLTQKSSKKYRGRRDFIGAKLSGEVLCGANLRGALFIAADLRKADLRYTDLIGADFRDANLSGANLMGSIFLTQAQVNSAKGDMYTKLPKVLKRPQHWVNQKERRDAE; the protein is encoded by the coding sequence ATGAGTAATTTAATACCCGATTGTGAAAATTGTTTTGGGCTTTGCTGTGTGGCCATCCCTTATGCAAAATCTGCAGACTTTGCTTTGGATAAGGAAGCAGGTAAGCCATGTCCCAATCTGCAAGCTGATTTTCGCTGTCAAATACATGCAGACCTCAGGGGAAAAGGCTTCAGAGGATGCACCTCATTTGAATGCTTTGGAGCAGGCCAAAAAGTATCTCAAAACACTTTTAAGAATAGAGACTGGCGCAGCCATCCCGGACTTGAGAAAGAGATGTTTGATGTGTTTCCCATTATGCATCAGCTTCATGAAATGCTTTTCTACTTAACAGAAATTCTATATTTAAAAGCCGCTATGCCTATTCATGGTGAAGTCAGAGACATTTTGGACAAAACAGAGGATTTAACTACTATGGGACCGGGTTTAATTATGGATATTGATGTCCAGGCACATAGGGGTGAAGTCAATAAGCTGCTTCTAAAAGCCAGTGAGTTTGTCAGGAAGAACGCAGGATTGACTCAAAAATCCTCGAAAAAATATAGGGGCCGGCGAGATTTTATCGGAGCCAAATTAAGCGGTGAGGTGTTGTGCGGAGCGAATTTAAGAGGTGCCTTGTTTATTGCAGCTGACCTGCGCAAAGCTGACTTAAGATATACGGATCTTATTGGTGCGGACTTTAGGGACGCAAATTTAAGCGGAGCCAATCTAATGGGAAGTATTTTTCTAACACAGGCTCAGGTTAATTCAGCAAAAGGGGATATGTATACGAAGCTGCCAAAGGTATTGAAGAGACCACAGCATTGGGTGAATCAAAAGGAAAGAAGAGATGCCGAATGA